A single Augochlora pura isolate Apur16 chromosome 2, APUR_v2.2.1, whole genome shotgun sequence DNA region contains:
- the LOC144478409 gene encoding neither inactivation nor afterpotential protein G isoform X1: MWNYMLFSILILFLSFFYHCYFNKPASMIEHPETDYDYIIVGAGTSGCVLASRLSEVSNVTVLLIEAGGYFGWVSSVPLLSPMTQGTEFDWSYLTEPQKFSSKGFWNYVQKVPRGKGLGGSGQINHLVHSFGRPDDYNGWPEGWSHADLLPYFERVSDIMNVMSSPEEEFLVDAFLSAEDALNTSHVTLQKGLYTVKKGSRWSTYHAYLQNAWNRKNLHILTNTLVSKIFFKDGAMATVDGVKVIYKSGSIGRIGARKEVILCAGVINTPQLLMLSGIGPAEDLNKFQISIVSNLPAVGKNLFDQIMLPIYVNLEARVSMTLFKLQTLPEVVNYFVFGRGWYATNGIMGIGRTNNSGVMLFGMGSTEERLLKSISNYMTEPYRSLYPSYNNNSQEGFLYLSYCLQPKSRGTITLKSRNIRHQPKIDPAYFEHYDDILCTHEAINFAVQTLESKMFREFGAKVHLPDLEECRHLPQDYRNIEYSECVMRIGGLTSYHACGSCRMGDDEHAVVDEELRVRGVSGLRIMDASVLPSPISGNPNSVFIAMAEKTSDLILGRLTK; this comes from the exons TTGGCGCTGGGACATCCGGTTGCGTGTTAGCATCTCGTCTCTCCGAAGTTTCGAACGTAACAGTGTTGTTAATCGAAGCTGGTGGATATTTCGGATGGGTGTCGTCAGTACCGCTTTTGTCGCCCATGACGCAAGGGACTGAGTTCGATTGGAGCTACTTGACAGAACCGCAGAAATTCTCCTCGAAAGGCTTCTGGAACTAT GTGCAAAAAGTGCCGAGGGGCAAAGGATTGGGCGGAAGCGGTCAAATAAACCACCTGGTCCACTCTTTCGGTAGACCAGACGACTACAACGGATGGCCAGAAGGTTGGTCCCACGCCGACCTGCTTCCGTATTTCGAGAGGGTGTCCGACATCATGAACGTGATGTCTAGCCCGGAAGAGGAGTTTCTGGTGGACGCTTTCTTGTCGGCGGAAGACGCGTTAAACACTAGCCACGTGACTCTGCAAAAGGGATTGTACACGGTGAAGAAAGGTTCACGGTGGTCCACGTATCACGCGTACTTGCAGAACGCTTGGAACAGAAAGAATCTACATATCCTGACGAACACATTGGTGTCGAAA atattttttaaagacgGCGCCATGGCGACGGTGGACGGTGTCAAGGTTATTTACAAAAGTGGATCTATCGGTCGTATTGGTGCGAGAAAGGAGGTGATCCTCTGCGCTGGCGTGATCAACACGCCCCAGTTGCTCATGCTGTCTGGAATCGGGCCAGCCGAAGACCTGAACAAGTTTCAA ATATCAATAGTGAGCAATCTTCCAGCGGTAGGGAAGAACCTCTTCGATCAGATAATGCTGCCGATATACGTGAATCTTGAAGCTAGGGTGAGCATGACGTTGTTCAAGCTCCAAACACTGCCGGAGGTCGTGAACTACTTTGTCTTTGGAAGAG GATGGTATGCGACTAACGGAATCATGGGGATTGGTCGAACGAACAACAGCGGCGTCATGCTCTTCGGGATGGGCTCCACCGAGGAGAGACTGTTGAAATCTATATCCAACTATATGACTGAG CCGTACAGGTCACTTTATCCGTCGTACAACAACAATTCTCAAGAGGGCTTCCTGTACTTGAGCTACTGTTTGCAACCGAAGAGTCGCGGGACCATCACATTAAAGTCGAGAAACATTCGACACCAACCGAAAATCGATCCTGCCTATTTCGAACATTACGACGATATTCTTTGCACGCACGAGG CGATCAACTTTGCCGTTCAAACTCTGGAGTCCAAGATGTTCCGCGAGTTCGGCGCGAAGGTACATCTTCCCGATCTAGAAGAATGCCGTCACCTGCCGCAGGATTATCGGAATATCGAGTATTCTGAGTGCGTGATGAGGATCGGTGGTTTGACGAGCTATCACGCGTGTGGCTCCTGCAGGATGGGAGACGACGAGCATGCAGTTGTTGACGAGGAGTTACG TGTAAGAGGAGTCAGCGGACTCAGGATAATGGACGCCAGCGTACTGCCTTCGCCGATTTCCGGCAATCCAAACTCCGTGTTCATTGCCATGGCGGAGAAGACAAGCGATTTGATACTCGGTCGTTTGACCAAGTGA
- the LOC144478409 gene encoding glucose dehydrogenase [FAD, quinone] isoform X2 has product MWNYMLFSILILFLSFFYHCYFNKPASMIEHPETDYDYIIVGAGTSGCVLASRLSEVSNVTVLLIEAGGYFGWVSSVPLLSPMTQGTEFDWSYLTEPQKFSSKGFWNYVQKVPRGKGLGGSGQINHLVHSFGRPDDYNGWPEGWSHADLLPYFERVSDIMNVMSSPEEEFLVDAFLSAEDALNTSHVTLQKGLYTVKKGSRWSTYHAYLQNAWNRKNLHILTNTLVSKIFFKDGAMATVDGVKVIYKSGSIGRIGARKEVILCAGVINTPQLLMLSGIGPAEDLNKFQISIVSNLPAVGKNLFDQIMLPIYVNLEARVSMTLFKLQTLPEVVNYFVFGRGWYATNGIMGIGRTNNSGVMLFGMGSTEERLLKSISNYMTEVTLSVVQQQFSRGLPVLELLFATEESRDHHIKVEKHSTPTENRSCLFRTLRRYSLHARGDQLCRSNSGVQDVPRVRREGTSSRSRRMPSPAAGLSEYRVF; this is encoded by the exons TTGGCGCTGGGACATCCGGTTGCGTGTTAGCATCTCGTCTCTCCGAAGTTTCGAACGTAACAGTGTTGTTAATCGAAGCTGGTGGATATTTCGGATGGGTGTCGTCAGTACCGCTTTTGTCGCCCATGACGCAAGGGACTGAGTTCGATTGGAGCTACTTGACAGAACCGCAGAAATTCTCCTCGAAAGGCTTCTGGAACTAT GTGCAAAAAGTGCCGAGGGGCAAAGGATTGGGCGGAAGCGGTCAAATAAACCACCTGGTCCACTCTTTCGGTAGACCAGACGACTACAACGGATGGCCAGAAGGTTGGTCCCACGCCGACCTGCTTCCGTATTTCGAGAGGGTGTCCGACATCATGAACGTGATGTCTAGCCCGGAAGAGGAGTTTCTGGTGGACGCTTTCTTGTCGGCGGAAGACGCGTTAAACACTAGCCACGTGACTCTGCAAAAGGGATTGTACACGGTGAAGAAAGGTTCACGGTGGTCCACGTATCACGCGTACTTGCAGAACGCTTGGAACAGAAAGAATCTACATATCCTGACGAACACATTGGTGTCGAAA atattttttaaagacgGCGCCATGGCGACGGTGGACGGTGTCAAGGTTATTTACAAAAGTGGATCTATCGGTCGTATTGGTGCGAGAAAGGAGGTGATCCTCTGCGCTGGCGTGATCAACACGCCCCAGTTGCTCATGCTGTCTGGAATCGGGCCAGCCGAAGACCTGAACAAGTTTCAA ATATCAATAGTGAGCAATCTTCCAGCGGTAGGGAAGAACCTCTTCGATCAGATAATGCTGCCGATATACGTGAATCTTGAAGCTAGGGTGAGCATGACGTTGTTCAAGCTCCAAACACTGCCGGAGGTCGTGAACTACTTTGTCTTTGGAAGAG GATGGTATGCGACTAACGGAATCATGGGGATTGGTCGAACGAACAACAGCGGCGTCATGCTCTTCGGGATGGGCTCCACCGAGGAGAGACTGTTGAAATCTATATCCAACTATATGACTGAG GTCACTTTATCCGTCGTACAACAACAATTCTCAAGAGGGCTTCCTGTACTTGAGCTACTGTTTGCAACCGAAGAGTCGCGGGACCATCACATTAAAGTCGAGAAACATTCGACACCAACCGAAAATCGATCCTGCCTATTTCGAACATTACGACGATATTCTTTGCACGCACGAGG CGATCAACTTTGCCGTTCAAACTCTGGAGTCCAAGATGTTCCGCGAGTTCGGCGCGAAGGTACATCTTCCCGATCTAGAAGAATGCCGTCACCTGCCGCAGGATTATCGGAATATCGAGTATTCTGA